The stretch of DNA GGGTTTAAATCAATAATTGTTAAAAATTTGGGAAGGAAGACAAAGAAATATATCTATAGCAGAAAAGGAGGATTAAAAGAGGTAACCGTTAGCCCTGCTAAACAATTAAAATTTTCTTTAACTGATAAAGAAATTTTAACTTTATCTCGCTGGGCAATTTTGATTGAGGAACTTTATTCAAAAAAATTCAAGAAGTGGATGCCCCAGGATATTGAATGGGCAAAAGACGGAAAAACCGGAGAGCTTTTTATTGTTCAGTCAAGACCAGAGACAGTTCATGCTTCGAAAACAGCAAAAACTTATGAGGAATATGAAATCAAAACTAAGAAAAAGCCAGTTTTAACTGGCATTGCTATTGGAGATAAAATCGGGTTCGGGAAAGCAAAAATAATTCCTGATGTTTCAAAAATTGACCAGTTTCAAAAAGGGGAAGTTTTAGTGACTAAAATGACTGACCCTGATTGGGTTCCAATAATGCGTTTAGCTTCAGCAATTGTGACAGATGAAGGCGGAAAAACTTGTCATGCAGCAATAGTGGCAAGAGAACTAAACATTCCTACTATTGTCGGGGCAAGAGAAGCTACAGAAAAACTGAAAACAGGGAATACAGTTACTGTTGATTGCACTCAAGGATTAAATGGCAGAGTTTTTGAAGGGAAAGTTCCTTTTGAAGTAAAGGAGTATAATTTAAGGAAGATACCTAAATTGAAAACAAAAATAATGCTCAATATTGGAGCGCCAGAAATAGCTTTTAAGACCTCTTTTCTACCAAACAATGGAGTCGGGTTAGCTAGAGAAGAATTTATAATTGCTGAAAAAATTCGGGTTCATCCTTTGGCGCTTTATCACTATAAAGATTTAAAAGATAAGAAGTTAAAGAAAAAAATTGCAAGAATAACAATTGAGCATAAAGATAAGAAAGAGTATTTTATAAAAGAATTGGCTGAAGGAATTGCTCAAATAGGAGCTGCCTTTTACCCCAAAGAGGTAATTGTTAGGTTTTCTGATTTTAAAACAAATGAGTATAGAAATTTAATTGGAGGGGAGCTTTTTGAAAGAGAGGAAGCAAATCCAATGCTTGGATTCAGAGGAGCTTCCAGATATATTGATGAAAGTTTTCAGCCAGCTTTTAAAATGGAATGCCAGGCAATAAAAAGAGCAAGAAATATATTTGGATTGAAAAATATTTCAGTGATGGTGCCATTTTGTAGAACCGTGGAAGAGGGAGAAAAAGTAAAAAAACTAATAGAAAAGTTTGGGTTAAAAGAACTGAAGATTTATGTGATGTGTGAAATTCCATCTAATGTTATTTTAGCTGAAGATTTCTTGAGAATTTTTGACGGAATGAGTATTGGTTCAAATGATTTAACCCAATTAGTTTTGGGTATTGATAGAGACAATGCCCAGATAGCTTATATCGGAGATGAAAGAAATGAAGCAGTAAAGCAGATGGTCAGTAAAGTTATTAAGCTTTGTCGGCAAAAGAAGAAATATTGCGGAATCTGCGGCCAGGCTCCAAGCGACCTACCAGAGTTTGCTAAATTTTTACAGAAAGAAGGCATAGAAAGTATGTCTTTAAACCCTGACACTGTAATCAAAACAATTTTAAATTTGGCTAAATTATGAAAAAACAAAAGGCATTCACTCTAATTGAAGTTTTAGTAGTTATTGCTATAATAGGTTTTTTAGCCAGTATTACTTTAGTATCTATAAAAGAAGCCAGAGAAAGGGCCAGGATTGCCAAGGGTCTTAACTTTGCTGCCCAAGTTCATCACGCTCTCGGAGCTTATGCAGTAGGAATTTGGGATTTTGATGATAATACATTTCCTACTCAGGATATAAGTGGTTATGAAAACCATGGTGATTGCACAAATTGCCCTATTTGGACCGCTGAGAAAGATACGCCAAGCAGAAAGGGTTATGCTTTGATCTTTGATGGTCAGAATGATTACCTTGATTGTGGAGATGCTAATTTATTAGGTGGGGGAAATCAATTTACCATAATGTATTGGGCAAGACCAGGTAGAGATTTAAAGGAAGAGTCATCTGTTTGGTATGGAGGTGTAACAGAATACACAGAATATTCGCTAGGTTGGCAGGGTTGGACAGATGGCATAACTGTAGATTTTTTAGATACTTCTGGAACCCGTCATTTTATGGATACTTGGGATACTTATCTTTTAGAAGACCAATGGTATCATATAGTTGGGCTTTATGATGGTACTTATTTAAAAGTCCATATAAATGGAGAATTTATAAGGCAGGAAAATGAGGGTTCTCATACTGTCAGAACTACAACTAATGCTTTTAGAATTGGTTATGCTGGAGGAGTTTATTGGGATGGCACAATCGACGAAGTCCGCGTTTATGAAGAAGCCCTGACCTCAGCCCAAATCAAAAAACTCTATGTTGAAGGAGCGAGAAAACGGGGGTTATTAACTCAAGAATAAAAATATGTTTGATATTATAACTTTTGGGTCTGCTACTTGGGATGTTTTTTTGAGACCAAAACCAACCCAGGGCTGGCAGGTAGTAAAAAACAAAAAATTTATCACCGGTAAAGGGATTTGCTTTAATTTGGGTTCCAAGGTTGATGTTAAAGATATTTGTCTTTCCTCTGGTGGAGGTGGAACTAATACAGCTGCTACTTTTGCCAAGCAAGGTTTTAAGGTAGCTTATTGTGGCAGAGTGGGGGATGATTTGAGTGGTCAAGAGATAATTAAAGAATTAAAGAAATTTGGGATTGACTGTCAGTTCATTTTTAAAACAAAACTGAAACCGACTAATTGTTCCATTGTTTTAAATAGCGGTTTAAAAATAGACCGAACTATCTTGGTTTATCGAGGGGCATCAGAACTCTTGGGAAAAAAAGATATTCCCTGGAGCAAATTGAGAGCAAAATGGTTTTATTTAGCTCCTCTTTCAGGAAAACTCTGTAATATCACCGAAGATATAGTTAATTTCGCTTACAGAAATAAAATAAAAATTGTTTTTAATCCGGGTAACTCTCAACTTTCATTGTCTCCAGAAACCCTGAAAAGAATTGTTAAAAAAGTCAATATTTTAGTTTTAAATCAAGAAGAGGCTTCTTTGTTAACTAAAATTCCTTATCAGAAAGAAAAGAAAATTTTTAAAAAAATTGATGAAATATGTCCTGGTATTGCTATAATGACAAAAGGTCCCGGGGGAGTGGTAGTTTCTGATGGAAAAAAGCTTTATCGAGCCAAACCTGCAAAAACAAAAGTAACTGACCGGACCGGAGCTGGGGATTCTTTTACTTCTGGATTTGTTTCTGGTTTTATAAAAAAGGGTAAGATAGAATATGCTATTCAAATAGGCACGGCTAATGCTTATTCCTGTCTTCAAAAATGGGGAGCTAAAGATGGATTATTAAAAAACAAGGAAAAGTTTAAAAAAGTGAAAGTTATAAAGAAGAAATTATGACATTAAAAGATTGTCTTAAAAAAGCACAGAGACAAAAGTTCGCTATTGGCCAGTTTAATTTCTCAACTATTGAGCAGTTGAAAGGGATTTTGGCTGCTGCTCAGAAAACAAGGGTTCCAGTGATTTTGGGGACCTCTGAAGGGGAAAGTAAATTTTTGGGTCTGAGAGAAATTATTGCTTTGGTTGAAATCTCTAAAATGAAATACAAGGTTTCTGCTTTTTTAAATCTTGACCACGGAAAGGATTTAAATTGGCTCAAAAAAGCTATTGATTTTGGATATTCAGCAGTTCATTTTGATGGTTCAGGATTAGCCTTTAAAGAAAATGTAAAACGTGCTAAAAAGATAGTAGATTACGCTCACAAAAGAGGGGTTTTAGTTGAAGGAGAAATAGAAGCTATAAAGGAGAAAAACCTGACTTCTTCAGTTCAAGCAGAGAAATTTGTTAAAGAGACAAAAGTAGATAGCTTGGCAGTAGCTATAGGGAACATTCACGGATTATATACTGGAATGCCAAAATTGAATCTTGGAAGGTTAAAAGAAATTAACAAAAAAACAAATGCTTATCTGGTTTTACATGGAGGGTCAGGTATTCCAGATGTTCAGATTAAAAAAACAATCAAGCTCGGGATTGCTAAGATCAATATTAATACTGAATTAAGGCTAACTTGGAAAAGAGCTTTAACAAGAAGTTTGAAGGCCCAGGAGATTAAACCCTATAAAATTTTGCCCAAAGTTCAAAAAGCTATCCAAAAAAAGGTCGAAGAGAAAATAGGAATCTACCTCGCTAACGCTCGGTAGAACCTTGATTCGCTAAGGTATTAAAATATAATCTTAAATTAAAACTATTTGAAAATGAATAAAAAAGATTTTTTAATAATAGGAGCAGGAATAGTTATTTTGGTTGCAATAATTTTAGTTGCTGTTTTAACAAAGGTTCCTGGAGAGGTGAATGTTATTACTGAAAAAACAGAATATAAAATTGGGGATGTTATAAAGGTAAAAATTGAAAACAATTTAAAGAAAAACGTTTGTTTTTCTTCTTGTTATCCTTATTATCTTGAGAAGAAAGAAGAGGAATGGAAAAGTTATGATTATATGGGTTGTCCAAACAGTGATTTAGTTAAAGATTGTATTGATTCAAGGCAAGTCAAAGCATTTGAACTTATTGTCCCTCCTATTGAGGAAGGACTTCACCGGCTTGCTATATCAGTTTGTATTGGATGTAATCTTGACGAAGTGTTTAGAGAAGACCAAAAGTTTTATTCTAATGAGTTTATAATCAACGAATAACGAATCTAATACGAATATAAGAACCTGGCTTCGCCAGAACCTTGATTCGCTATTGTATAAACACATAGTCTTGAATTAAGAATTCGTAAAGCAACCCTACGGGGAGTCTCATTTGTTTTGAAGAAAAAATAAGACAGCGAAACTAATTCGCTATTCGTTGATGATTTTATGAAGATTATCCATGAGCGAGAAAAATGCATTGGTTGTGGGTCTTGTGCAGCAATATGCCCAAAGTATTGGGAAATGGCCGAAGATGGAAAAGCTAAACTTTTGGAAGCCGAGGCAACCCCCCAAAAAGGAAATTATGAGTTAGAGATAAAAGAAATTGAATGTAACCAAGAGGCAGCTGATGCCTGCCCGGTGGAGTGCATCCACATTATAAAATAATCGATGTTAACCCTTAAAGCCAAAATTAGAGAGGAGCGGGGTAAAAAGGTAAAGAAATTAAGGAAGAGGGGTATTCTGCCTGCTGTTTTATATGGACCAAAGATAAAAAATTTATCTTTGGAAGTAGACTTAAAAAAGTTTGGAAATATTTATAAAGAAACTGGAGAAAGTTCTTTGATTTCGCTTGAAGTAGGAGATGAGAAATTTCCAGTTCTAATTCATGAAGTAAAAAAGAACCCATTAACTGGCAAGCCAATCCATATTGATTTTTATCAGCCAATTCTTACCGAAGAAGTTGAGGCAACAGTTCCAATAGTTTTTGAAGGAGAAGCTCCGGCTGTAAAAGAATTTGGAGGAACTTTAGTACGGGAGATTTCAGAAGTAGAGGTTAAAGCCCTACCCAAAAATCTTCCCCATGAAATTAAAGTGAATGTAGAAAATTTAAAAACCCTTGGAGATGAGATTTTAGTAAAAGATTTAGAATTGCCAGAAGGTGTTGCAGTTCAAAGAGAGCAAAATGAGATTGTGGCTGTGGTTACTGCGCCAGAAACAGAAAAGATAGAAGAAGAATTAGAAAAACCGGTTGAAGAGAAGGTAGAAGAAGTGGAGGGAGTGGAGAAAATTGAGGGAGTGGAGGAAGCGGAGGAGAAGAAGGAACCCGCCTCCGCTGAAGCTATGGCGGGCAAGAAAGAAGAAGAAAAAAGCAAAAAAAATGAAAAGAAATAAATTACTGAAAACTATACACTACACACTATTCACTATTGTTTTTATTTCGGTTTTATTTTTGCCGAATTTTGTTTTTGGTGAAGAAGATTTGACTGAAATATGCCAGGAAATAATTAATAAAGGGCAACAAAATCTCTCAAAAGAAAATTACCAAGCATTATTAAAAGAGTGCCAGGCTTTCTATGAAGAGGAAATTGCAGAAATTCAAGGAGATCTTAGCAAAACTGGAGCGGAAAAAAAGACCCTCGAGAACAAAATTTATACTTTAAACAAAAGAATAAAAAATTTAAATTATCAAATTTATCAAAGTAATTTAATTATTAAAGATTTAGGAATTCAAGTTGAAGACACAGGGGCCTCTATTGAAAAAACCTCTTTGAAGATAGGAGATTCAAAAGAAAAATTAGCTAATATTTTAAGAACTATCTATGAAGAAGACCAAAAACCAATAATTGAAATTTTGCTTTCAGAGGACGAGCTTTCTGATTTTTTTGATAATTTAGTGGCTTTAGAACTCTTAAACTCTAAAGGCAAAGAACTTTTACAGAATATTAAAACTCTAAAAATAAATTTAGAAGAGCAGAAAATATCTTTAGATGAAGAGAAAGAGGATTTGGAGCATATGGTGGAGATTCAGACCCTTCAGAGCAAAGAGAGTGCTGAAACAAAAGAAGAACAAGAGTATTATTTAAAAATAACTGACGCACAATATCAAAAGCAACTTCAAGAAAGACAAGAAGTTGAGGCAAAAGCAGCTGAAATCAGAGCCAGAATTTTTGAATTAATAGGAATACCAAAAGCTCCTACTTTTGGTGAGGCCTACGAGTTAGCAAAGGAGGTAGAGAAAATAACTGGAGTTAGACCGGCATTTTTATTAGCTGTTTTAACTCAAGAGTCAAATATTGGGAAAAATGTTGGCCAGTGTTATTTAAAAGATACTAAAACAGGAGCTGGAGAAACTATTAAAACTGGCAGGACTCTTTCCCGAGTTATGAAGCCGACAAGAGATGTAAATCCGTTTTTGATTATTACTAAAGAATTAGGAAGAGACCCCTTCAATACTCCAGTATCCTGCCCAATGAGCTATGGCTGGGGTGGAGCAATGGGGCCTGCTCAATTTATTCCCAGCACTTGGATGCTCTATCGGGACCGGCTCAAAGCAATTGCTGGAAAACCAGGTGATCCATGGAATATTAAAGATGCCTTTTTAGCAGCAGCTTTATATCTAGCAGATTGTGGAGCAGCCAAGCAAACTTATGATGGCGAGTTTAATGCTGCTTTAAGTTATTTTGCCGGACCAGGCTGGTATAAATCTCGCTATAAAACTATTTACAAAAGGGATTACGGCTATCCAGTAATGGCAATCACTAAAGCCTACGAATCAGATATCGCTAAGATAAAATAATAAAAAAAGCAAATTTTGGAATCGTATTCAAAGTTTGCTTTTTATTTAAGATTTTTTTGGAGGGTTTGGACGAGTTTGTCGAGTTTACCTTGCATGATGTCTTCAAGGTTGTGCCATTTTTTTTGATTCTATGGTCAGTGATTCTGTCTTGAGGAAAGTTATATGTTCTGATTTTTTCTGCTCTTTTCGCCGCATGAATCTGAGCTTTTCTTTCACCCCCCATTTTTGCCATTTCTTCTGCTTGCTTTTTTTCCAAAAGCCGAGCTGCCAAGATTGAAAGGGCATTTTCTTTGTTTTGGAGTTGATTTCTCTCTGTCTGAGAAGTAACAACCAAGCCAGTTGACAAGTGAGTAATTCTGACTGCTGTGTCTCTTGTGTTGACATATTGGCCTCCCGGGCCTGAAGCTCGGTAGAAATCAATTTTTATTTCATCTGGCCTGATTTTAATTTCTGCTGTTTTGGGTTTAGGTAGGACAGCCACTGTAGCAGTTGAAGTATGAACTCTCCCTGACTTTTCAGTTTCCGGTATTCTTTGGACTCGATGAACCCCTCCTTCATGTTTCATTTTAGAAAAAATATCACTATCTTTTAATTCAAAAATTATTTGTTTAAAGCCACCTAGTTCAGTAGGATGGGAATCTAAAATTTTTTGCTTCCAATCTTGGAAAGCAGCATATTTTGAATACATCTTAAATAAATCAGCAGCAAAAAGAGCAGCTTCTTCACCGCCTGTTCCAGCCCGTATTTCTATTATTACTGAACTTTGTTCCGGCATGTTACTTCTTTTTCTTTTTAGCTAATCTCTTTCTGAATTTCTCAACTCTTCCCATAGTGTCAACAATTTTTTCTTTTCCAGTATAAAAAGGATGACATTTTGAACAAATCTCAACTTCTATCAGTTCTTTAGTTGAGCCGACTGTAAATGTATTCCCGCAGGCGCAGATAACCCTTGCCTTTGGATAATATTTGGGATGGATGTCTTTTTTCGCCATGTTTTTTAATCTTAACAGATTTTTCCAAAAAATCAAGGCCTTGATTTAATGTTAAAACAATGATATATTAATTTTATATGGTAGAAGACAAGAAAAAAGTTAAAAAGGAGGATTTTAAGCTAAGGCCTGAGGAGATGACTGAGGCAGGTTTGCATTTTGGTCACCGGACTTCCCGAATTAATCCAAAAATGAAACCATATATTTATGGGGTGAGAAATAGTGTTCATATTATTGATCTTGAAAAGACCACAGAAAAATTTAAAGAAGCTCTTAAATTTATTAAAAAACTTATTTCGGAAAATAAAACCTTACTTTTAGTTGGTACAAAAATCCAAATTAAGGATTTAGTGAAAGATGTCGCCAAAGATTGTGATTTGCCTTACATCAGCGAAAGATGGCTGGGAGGAACCTTTACTAATTTTAAAACTATT from Patescibacteria group bacterium encodes:
- the ppsA gene encoding phosphoenolpyruvate synthase, encoding MLRKSQKNILWLNKIGLKDVPLVGGKNASLGEMYREFFKKGVNIPDGFALTTKAYWKFLKANKIDKKLKEIFKEFEPKSLKSLQATGKNARASILEGEFPDDLKREILRAYQKLEKKYGENLAVAVRSSGVCEDMPEASFAGQFETFLNIKGEEELLKAIRKCLASTFNDRVIAYREEKKIPHLKFALSVGIIKMVRSDLASSGVIFTLDTETGFPDVVLINSIWGIGEMIVKGKITPDEFYVFKSTLEKGFKSIIVKNLGRKTKKYIYSRKGGLKEVTVSPAKQLKFSLTDKEILTLSRWAILIEELYSKKFKKWMPQDIEWAKDGKTGELFIVQSRPETVHASKTAKTYEEYEIKTKKKPVLTGIAIGDKIGFGKAKIIPDVSKIDQFQKGEVLVTKMTDPDWVPIMRLASAIVTDEGGKTCHAAIVARELNIPTIVGAREATEKLKTGNTVTVDCTQGLNGRVFEGKVPFEVKEYNLRKIPKLKTKIMLNIGAPEIAFKTSFLPNNGVGLAREEFIIAEKIRVHPLALYHYKDLKDKKLKKKIARITIEHKDKKEYFIKELAEGIAQIGAAFYPKEVIVRFSDFKTNEYRNLIGGELFEREEANPMLGFRGASRYIDESFQPAFKMECQAIKRARNIFGLKNISVMVPFCRTVEEGEKVKKLIEKFGLKELKIYVMCEIPSNVILAEDFLRIFDGMSIGSNDLTQLVLGIDRDNAQIAYIGDERNEAVKQMVSKVIKLCRQKKKYCGICGQAPSDLPEFAKFLQKEGIESMSLNPDTVIKTILNLAKL
- a CDS encoding PCRF domain-containing protein; the protein is MPEQSSVIIEIRAGTGGEEAALFAADLFKMYSKYAAFQDWKQKILDSHPTELGGFKQIIFELKDSDIFSKMKHEGGVHRVQRIPETEKSGRVHTSTATVAVLPKPKTAEIKIRPDEIKIDFYRASGPGGQYVNTRDTAVRITHLSTGLVVTSQTERNQLQNKENALSILAARLLEKKQAEEMAKMGGERKAQIHAAKRAEKIRTYNFPQDRITDHRIKKNGTTLKTSCKVNSTNSSKPSKKILNKKQTLNTIPKFAFFIILS
- the rpmE gene encoding 50S ribosomal protein L31, which gives rise to MAKKDIHPKYYPKARVICACGNTFTVGSTKELIEVEICSKCHPFYTGKEKIVDTMGRVEKFRKRLAKKKKK
- a CDS encoding ferredoxin; this translates as MKIIHEREKCIGCGSCAAICPKYWEMAEDGKAKLLEAEATPQKGNYELEIKEIECNQEAADACPVECIHIIK
- a CDS encoding carbohydrate kinase family protein, with product MFDIITFGSATWDVFLRPKPTQGWQVVKNKKFITGKGICFNLGSKVDVKDICLSSGGGGTNTAATFAKQGFKVAYCGRVGDDLSGQEIIKELKKFGIDCQFIFKTKLKPTNCSIVLNSGLKIDRTILVYRGASELLGKKDIPWSKLRAKWFYLAPLSGKLCNITEDIVNFAYRNKIKIVFNPGNSQLSLSPETLKRIVKKVNILVLNQEEASLLTKIPYQKEKKIFKKIDEICPGIAIMTKGPGGVVVSDGKKLYRAKPAKTKVTDRTGAGDSFTSGFVSGFIKKGKIEYAIQIGTANAYSCLQKWGAKDGLLKNKEKFKKVKVIKKKL
- a CDS encoding 50S ribosomal protein L25, which translates into the protein MLTLKAKIREERGKKVKKLRKRGILPAVLYGPKIKNLSLEVDLKKFGNIYKETGESSLISLEVGDEKFPVLIHEVKKNPLTGKPIHIDFYQPILTEEVEATVPIVFEGEAPAVKEFGGTLVREISEVEVKALPKNLPHEIKVNVENLKTLGDEILVKDLELPEGVAVQREQNEIVAVVTAPETEKIEEELEKPVEEKVEEVEGVEKIEGVEEAEEKKEPASAEAMAGKKEEEKSKKNEKK
- a CDS encoding lytic murein transglycosylase encodes the protein MKRNKLLKTIHYTLFTIVFISVLFLPNFVFGEEDLTEICQEIINKGQQNLSKENYQALLKECQAFYEEEIAEIQGDLSKTGAEKKTLENKIYTLNKRIKNLNYQIYQSNLIIKDLGIQVEDTGASIEKTSLKIGDSKEKLANILRTIYEEDQKPIIEILLSEDELSDFFDNLVALELLNSKGKELLQNIKTLKINLEEQKISLDEEKEDLEHMVEIQTLQSKESAETKEEQEYYLKITDAQYQKQLQERQEVEAKAAEIRARIFELIGIPKAPTFGEAYELAKEVEKITGVRPAFLLAVLTQESNIGKNVGQCYLKDTKTGAGETIKTGRTLSRVMKPTRDVNPFLIITKELGRDPFNTPVSCPMSYGWGGAMGPAQFIPSTWMLYRDRLKAIAGKPGDPWNIKDAFLAAALYLADCGAAKQTYDGEFNAALSYFAGPGWYKSRYKTIYKRDYGYPVMAITKAYESDIAKIK
- a CDS encoding prepilin-type N-terminal cleavage/methylation domain-containing protein; amino-acid sequence: MKKQKAFTLIEVLVVIAIIGFLASITLVSIKEARERARIAKGLNFAAQVHHALGAYAVGIWDFDDNTFPTQDISGYENHGDCTNCPIWTAEKDTPSRKGYALIFDGQNDYLDCGDANLLGGGNQFTIMYWARPGRDLKEESSVWYGGVTEYTEYSLGWQGWTDGITVDFLDTSGTRHFMDTWDTYLLEDQWYHIVGLYDGTYLKVHINGEFIRQENEGSHTVRTTTNAFRIGYAGGVYWDGTIDEVRVYEEALTSAQIKKLYVEGARKRGLLTQE
- a CDS encoding class II fructose-bisphosphate aldolase family protein, whose product is MTLKDCLKKAQRQKFAIGQFNFSTIEQLKGILAAAQKTRVPVILGTSEGESKFLGLREIIALVEISKMKYKVSAFLNLDHGKDLNWLKKAIDFGYSAVHFDGSGLAFKENVKRAKKIVDYAHKRGVLVEGEIEAIKEKNLTSSVQAEKFVKETKVDSLAVAIGNIHGLYTGMPKLNLGRLKEINKKTNAYLVLHGGSGIPDVQIKKTIKLGIAKININTELRLTWKRALTRSLKAQEIKPYKILPKVQKAIQKKVEEKIGIYLANAR